The Salvelinus sp. IW2-2015 unplaced genomic scaffold, ASM291031v2 Un_scaffold7533, whole genome shotgun sequence genome includes a region encoding these proteins:
- the LOC112079291 gene encoding HBS1-like protein → MRHALLKVSLSTMSSGLAAAGDHVSLTVTGMDIIKINVGCVFCDIKEPIRACSRFRARVLLFNIEVPITQGFPVVLHYQTISEPATIRKLVSVLHKSSGEVLKKKPK, encoded by the exons ATGAGACATGCACTGTTAAAG GTATCACTCTCCACGATGAGCTCTGGACTGGCAGCAGCAGGAGATCATGTTAGTCTGACTGTCACTGGCATGGACATCATCAAGATCAA TGTGGGCTGTGTGTTCTGTGATATTAAGGAGCCAATCAGAGCGTGTTCCCGCTTCAGGGCCAGAGTCCTGCTCTTCAACATAGAGGTCCCCATCACACAGGGCTTCCCC gTTGTGTTGCACTACCAGACGATCAGTGAACCTGCCACCATCAGGAAGCTGGTCAGCGTTCTGCACAAGAGCAGCGGGGAGGTGCTCAAGAAGAAACCAAAGTGA